A genomic stretch from Saccharomyces paradoxus chromosome XVI, complete sequence includes:
- the RPN7 gene encoding proteasome regulatory particle lid subunit RPN7 (Essential non-ATPase regulatory subunit of the 26S proteasome~similar to YPR108W), whose protein sequence is MVEVEEKSQEVEYVDPSVNRVPNYEVSEKAFLLTQSKLSTEQRKEAAKFVLAKVREEEMAPYYKYLCEEYLVENGESDLDHDEKSGSSNEWFKFDQQLYNDLCKKNESKIKELNEKIQKLEEDDEGELEQAQAWINLGEYYAQIGDKDNAEKTLGKSLSKAISTGAKIDVMLTIARLGFFYNDQLYVKEKLEAVNSMIEKGGDWERRNRYKTYYGIHCLAVRNFKEAAKLLVDSLATFTSVELTSYESIATYASVTGLFTLERTDLKSKVIDSPELLSLISTTAALQSISSLTISLYASDYASYFPYLLETYANVLIPCKYLNKHADFFVREMRRKVYAQLLDSYKTLSLKSMASAFGVSVAFLDNDLGKFIPNKQLNCVIDRVNGIVETNRPDNKNAQYHLLVKQGDGLLTKLQKYGAAVRLTGSDRV, encoded by the coding sequence ATGGTAGAggtggaagaaaaaagtcaaGAAGTTGAGTATGTTGATCCATCGGTGAATAGGGTACCCAATTATGAGGTATCTGAAAAGGCATTTCTTTTGACACAATCAAAGCTTAGTACCGAACAACGTAAGGAAGCAGCAAAGTTCGTCCTGGCCAAGGTTAGGGAGGAAGAAATGGCCCCTTATTATAAATACCTTTGCGAGGAATACCTTGTTGAGAACGGCGAATCAGACCTGGACCACGATGAAAAGTCAGGCTCTTCTAACGAATGGTTCAAGTTTGACCAGCAGCTATACAATGATCTGtgcaaaaagaatgaaagtAAGATTAAAGAGTTGAATGAAAAGATCCAgaaattggaagaagacGATGAGGGCGAACTAGAGCAAGCCCAAGCCTGGATTAATTTGGGTGAATATTATGCACAAATTGGTGACAAAGATAATGCTGAAAAGACGTTAGGGAAATCACTATCGAAGGCTATCTCTACCGGGGCCAAAATTGATGTTATGCTAACAATTGCAAGGCTAGGGTTCTTTTATAATGATCAGCTTTATGTCAAGGAGAAGTTGGAAGCAGTCAATTCCATGATTGAAAAAGGTGGTGACTGGgagagaagaaatagaTATAAAACATACTATGGTATCCATTGCTTGGCCgtaagaaattttaaagaagcGGCAAAGCTTTTGGTCGATTCTTTAGCGACCTTCACTTCTGTTGAATTAACTTCTTACGAAAGCATTGCCACATATGCATCGGTAACCGGCTTATTTACTTTGGAAAGGACAGACCTAAAATCTAAAGTCATTGATTCTCCAGAATTGTTATCTTTAATCTCAACAACAGCTGCGTTACAATCTATCTCGTCGTTAACAATTTCCCTCTATGCGTCCGATTATGCCAGTTATTTTCCTTATCTTTTGGAAACATATGCGAATGTTTTGATTCCATGTaaatatttgaataaaCATGCCGATTTCTTTGTTAGAGAaatgagaagaaaagtttaCGCACAATTGTTGGATTCATATAAGACTTTGTCGTTGAAATCTATGGCAAGCGCATTTGGTGTTTCTGTTGCATTCTTGGATAACGACCTGGGTAAATTTATTCCAAATAAGCAACTGAATTGCGTCATTGATAGAGTTAATGGGATCGTAGAGACAAACAGGCCAGATAACAAGAATGCTCAATACCATCTATTAGTTAAGCAAGGTGATGGCCTATTAAcaaaattacaaaaatatggTGCAGCGGTGAGATTGACAGGGTCCGATCGCGTTTGA